The following proteins are co-located in the Flectobacillus major DSM 103 genome:
- a CDS encoding YgiQ family radical SAM protein gives MLERPITDWLPLTKKEVEKRGWDEVDVVLISGDAYVDHPAFGTAVIGRIIESEGFKIAIVAQPNWKDDLRDFKKFGKPKYFFGVTAGCMDSMVNHYTANKRLRSNDSYTPGGEAGYRPDYATTVYTQILKKLYPDVPVLIGGIEASLRRVTHYDYWQDKLMPTILFDSGADMLVYGMGEQPLREILRLVRQGVPLDTIRNVNQIAFLQETQESLQDFNNWETVEMASHEECLKDKIKYAANFKIVEVESNKWQANRIIQKVGKKTLVINPPFKTMEEKEMDKSFDLPYTRLPHPKYKKRGAIPAYEMIKFSVNMHRGCFGGCSFCTISAHQGKFIASRSQESIMKEVDEIVKHPEFKGYISDLGGPSANMYRMKGKDESICNRCQSPSCIHPVICSNLDTSHKPLTEIYRKVDSHPGIKKAFVGSGVRYDLLVDDFNKNNQDGNHDEYMEQLVTRHVSGRLKVAPEHTSDNTLRIMRKPSFKYFKKFKEKYDRIQDKHNLKQPLIPYFISSHPGCEEADMANLAAETKDLGFQLEQVQDFTPTPMTVAEVIYYSGVHPYTLQPVATAKTREEKQNQNRYFFWYKPEFKGWIKQRLQKLNRPDLAERLLANPQKQAADKLIAETEGKPAKKKNKFRR, from the coding sequence ATGTTAGAAAGACCAATTACCGACTGGTTACCTCTCACCAAAAAAGAGGTTGAAAAACGAGGCTGGGATGAAGTAGATGTAGTACTTATTTCGGGCGATGCTTATGTAGACCATCCTGCTTTTGGGACGGCTGTAATCGGCCGTATTATCGAAAGTGAGGGTTTTAAAATTGCTATTGTAGCACAACCCAACTGGAAAGATGATTTAAGAGATTTTAAAAAATTTGGTAAACCCAAATACTTTTTTGGCGTAACTGCGGGCTGTATGGATTCGATGGTAAACCATTATACCGCCAACAAACGCCTTCGTTCCAACGATTCTTATACGCCTGGTGGCGAAGCGGGCTATCGTCCCGATTACGCAACCACAGTGTACACACAGATTCTCAAAAAACTATACCCCGATGTACCAGTACTCATTGGTGGTATCGAGGCATCATTGCGTCGAGTAACACACTACGATTATTGGCAAGATAAACTAATGCCAACTATTTTGTTCGACTCAGGGGCAGATATGCTTGTATATGGTATGGGCGAACAGCCTCTTCGTGAAATTCTGCGTTTGGTACGCCAAGGTGTTCCTTTAGATACCATTCGGAATGTGAATCAAATTGCATTTTTACAAGAAACCCAAGAGTCGCTCCAAGACTTTAATAATTGGGAAACAGTGGAAATGGCAAGCCATGAAGAGTGCTTGAAAGATAAAATTAAATATGCGGCCAACTTCAAAATTGTAGAAGTTGAATCAAACAAATGGCAAGCCAATCGTATTATTCAGAAAGTTGGCAAGAAAACCTTGGTCATAAATCCTCCTTTCAAAACAATGGAAGAGAAGGAAATGGACAAATCATTTGATTTACCTTATACCCGTTTGCCACACCCTAAATACAAAAAGCGAGGGGCTATTCCAGCTTATGAAATGATTAAGTTTTCGGTAAATATGCACCGTGGGTGTTTTGGAGGTTGTAGTTTTTGTACAATTTCGGCACACCAAGGCAAATTTATTGCATCTCGTAGCCAAGAATCTATCATGAAAGAGGTAGATGAAATTGTAAAACATCCAGAGTTTAAGGGCTATATTTCTGATTTGGGCGGGCCATCGGCCAATATGTATCGGATGAAGGGCAAAGATGAATCTATTTGTAATCGTTGTCAGAGTCCAAGTTGTATTCACCCCGTAATATGCTCAAATTTAGACACTTCGCATAAGCCTCTTACCGAAATCTATCGCAAAGTAGATTCTCACCCAGGTATCAAAAAGGCGTTTGTGGGTTCGGGGGTGCGTTATGATCTATTGGTTGACGATTTCAATAAAAACAATCAAGATGGCAATCACGACGAATACATGGAACAGTTGGTGACTCGTCACGTATCGGGTCGTTTGAAAGTTGCTCCAGAACATACTTCCGACAATACACTTAGAATAATGCGTAAGCCTTCTTTTAAATATTTCAAGAAGTTTAAAGAAAAATACGACCGTATTCAAGATAAGCATAACCTCAAACAGCCGCTTATTCCGTACTTTATTTCATCGCACCCTGGTTGTGAGGAGGCCGATATGGCCAATTTGGCAGCCGAAACCAAAGATTTAGGTTTTCAGTTGGAGCAAGTGCAGGATTTTACGCCTACACCAATGACTGTAGCCGAGGTGATTTACTATTCGGGAGTACATCCTTATACATTACAACCTGTAGCCACGGCCAAAACACGAGAAGAAAAACAAAACCAAAATCGTTATTTCTTCTGGTACAAGCCTGAGTTTAAAGGTTGGATAAAACAAAGATTACAAAAACTCAATCGTCCAGATTTGGCCGAGCGATTACTGGCAAATCCACAAAAGCAAGCAGCCGATAAGTTGATAGCCGAAACAGAAGGGAAACCCGCTAAGAAAAAAAATAAATTTAGACGCTAA
- a CDS encoding FecCD family ABC transporter permease yields the protein MNIIALQKSQSIGFSYTKAGIVLTSLMVILIGVGIWAVGVGAVSISFKEVGYILLNELGWTNTHFAEQQAVILTVIRLPRVLMGILVGAVLGITGASMQGLFRNPLADPGLIGISSGASLFAVGMIVLELKVIQQLNGLAGLYGMSFVAFFGACLTTVLVYQLSKVEGKAVVTTMLLAGIAVNALSGAITGLMTYMANDAQLRTIQFWGLGSLGGASWDALKVATPLCLIPILFVPRLGKALNAFALGESQAEHLGINPIRLKNQIIILTTLGVGVSVALCGAIGFVGLIIPHIIRLFAGADHRLVLPASALLGAIVLTLADLVSRTIVAPAELPIGIVTAMLGTPIFIWILVKNRNQ from the coding sequence ATGAACATAATTGCATTGCAAAAATCTCAGTCAATTGGCTTTAGCTATACCAAAGCAGGAATTGTATTAACCTCATTGATGGTTATTCTTATTGGCGTAGGCATCTGGGCAGTAGGTGTTGGTGCTGTAAGTATTTCTTTCAAAGAGGTAGGATATATCTTGCTGAACGAACTAGGCTGGACAAATACCCATTTTGCCGAACAGCAGGCTGTTATTTTAACGGTTATTCGTTTGCCAAGGGTTTTAATGGGAATCTTGGTAGGGGCAGTGTTGGGTATTACGGGGGCATCTATGCAAGGGCTGTTCCGTAATCCTCTGGCCGACCCCGGACTGATAGGTATTTCGTCGGGAGCATCACTTTTTGCTGTAGGAATGATTGTCTTAGAGCTCAAGGTAATTCAACAACTCAACGGACTTGCGGGCTTATACGGAATGTCATTTGTTGCATTTTTTGGAGCTTGCCTAACTACCGTTTTGGTATATCAACTATCAAAAGTAGAAGGAAAAGCCGTAGTAACTACCATGCTATTGGCTGGTATTGCTGTAAATGCTTTGTCAGGAGCAATTACTGGCCTGATGACCTACATGGCCAACGATGCCCAGCTAAGAACCATCCAATTTTGGGGTTTAGGCAGTTTGGGTGGTGCTTCTTGGGATGCCCTGAAGGTAGCAACGCCTTTGTGCCTTATTCCTATTCTATTTGTACCAAGGCTTGGCAAAGCTCTCAATGCCTTTGCATTAGGCGAAAGTCAGGCCGAACATTTGGGTATTAATCCTATCAGGCTCAAAAACCAAATCATTATCCTTACTACGCTTGGTGTAGGTGTTTCGGTTGCCTTGTGTGGGGCCATAGGCTTTGTCGGGCTAATTATTCCCCATATTATTCGGCTATTTGCTGGTGCCGACCACCGCTTGGTATTACCTGCGTCGGCTCTTTTGGGGGCTATAGTGTTAACCTTGGCCGATTTGGTATCGAGAACTATCGTAGCACCTGCCGAATTACCCATAGGTATTGTTACAGCTATGCTAGGAACACCCATTTTTATTTGGATTTTGGTTAAAAACAGAAATCAATAA
- a CDS encoding TonB-dependent receptor — MKYRIGLGVLFWLGIGLNAIAQQIEIKGKVTALGGTPVEGASVVLVAQKKGALTNKQGIYQLKVAKSGSEIIKVSYVGFGTVEKKISLQGNTNLDFKLEPAIQTLNEVVVTGQYEPQSIKNSVFQVRVIDRARIEQRAATNLLGILNNELGFRFSNDMALGTTDIQLMGMAGRNVKILLDGVPMLDRGDTRESLNQIDINTIERIEIVEGPMSVNYGTDALAGVINIITKKPSHNQWSLFAKAQEETVSNEYKLSKKQDAVRQGAHNQSIGGMWQNGTLNVSAGLSSNNFGGWQGNSTGRSKEWLPKEQVLGHVKLGLTKTKGSIYYRNDFLHETITSFGNVNINTQQARDQKFITDRMMHQLQGELRISERLSMNALAAYTDYQRKTQTSILDLNTGKRTLSLGQGEQDVARFDNKMVRTTFQYRWTKAISLQPGFEVNIDNASGARIAGSPKINDYAFFVSSVISLDSSIQIRPGLRFIQNSVYDAPPVIPSINTKMKLNTNWDLRLAYARGFRSPALRELYFNFFDASHSIKGNPDLKAEESDSFNGSITYFSPKHTTVNWKSVLTGFYNDFRNLISYGTDPSDPSVSRTINIDRFKTLGTTLENTAVWQNLRATVGFSYIGRYNQLLSDEEYKTLTMPKFLWSPEVNANIMYTLPQSKTTLGLFYKYTGKRPAYQAETDSNGALKASLTEVAAYHWADFTLTQKLPAGLQASAGIKNLLNVTRLNNSGTAGTAGHSTSGPLPMSYGRSYFVGLTYNLTSKN, encoded by the coding sequence ATGAAATATAGAATCGGATTGGGGGTGCTATTCTGGCTAGGAATAGGGTTGAATGCTATTGCCCAACAAATAGAAATTAAAGGAAAGGTAACTGCATTGGGTGGCACGCCCGTAGAAGGGGCCTCGGTGGTATTGGTAGCTCAAAAAAAGGGTGCTTTGACCAACAAACAAGGAATATATCAATTAAAGGTGGCTAAATCTGGCTCTGAAATAATAAAAGTTAGTTATGTAGGTTTTGGTACTGTCGAAAAAAAGATAAGTCTTCAAGGCAATACAAACCTTGATTTTAAATTAGAACCAGCTATTCAAACGCTCAACGAGGTTGTTGTGACAGGACAATACGAACCTCAGTCGATCAAAAACTCGGTGTTTCAGGTAAGGGTAATCGACCGTGCTAGAATAGAACAACGGGCTGCTACCAATTTGTTAGGAATACTCAATAACGAATTAGGTTTTCGCTTTTCCAATGATATGGCCTTGGGTACTACCGATATTCAGTTGATGGGTATGGCAGGGCGAAATGTAAAAATTTTATTAGATGGTGTGCCGATGCTCGACCGAGGCGATACCCGTGAAAGTTTGAATCAAATTGATATTAATACGATTGAACGTATCGAAATTGTAGAAGGACCAATGTCTGTTAATTATGGAACTGACGCATTGGCTGGTGTGATTAATATTATTACAAAAAAGCCTAGCCACAACCAATGGTCGCTATTTGCCAAAGCTCAGGAAGAAACCGTTAGTAACGAATATAAGCTTTCTAAGAAGCAAGATGCTGTAAGGCAAGGTGCTCATAATCAGAGTATTGGTGGTATGTGGCAAAATGGTACGCTTAATGTATCGGCTGGCTTGAGTAGTAATAATTTTGGTGGCTGGCAAGGTAATTCTACTGGACGTAGTAAAGAATGGCTACCCAAAGAGCAGGTATTGGGACATGTAAAATTGGGCTTGACCAAAACAAAGGGGAGTATTTATTACCGAAATGATTTTTTACACGAAACAATCACCAGCTTTGGCAATGTCAATATCAATACGCAACAGGCTCGTGACCAAAAGTTTATAACCGACCGAATGATGCACCAATTGCAGGGCGAACTCCGTATTTCGGAAAGGCTCAGTATGAATGCTTTGGCAGCTTATACCGACTACCAACGCAAAACACAGACATCTATTTTGGATTTGAATACAGGAAAAAGAACTTTGTCGCTTGGACAGGGCGAACAAGATGTAGCTCGATTTGACAACAAAATGGTAAGAACCACCTTTCAATACCGATGGACAAAAGCTATTTCGTTACAGCCTGGTTTTGAGGTAAATATAGATAATGCTAGCGGGGCTAGAATTGCAGGTTCGCCCAAAATCAACGATTATGCCTTTTTTGTATCGTCGGTGATTTCACTTGATTCGAGTATTCAAATCAGGCCGGGCTTGCGGTTTATCCAAAACTCGGTATATGATGCTCCGCCAGTAATTCCGTCTATCAATACCAAAATGAAGCTGAACACCAATTGGGATTTACGTTTGGCCTATGCTCGCGGATTTCGATCGCCAGCTTTACGAGAACTATACTTTAATTTTTTTGATGCCAGTCATTCAATCAAAGGGAATCCTGATTTAAAAGCTGAAGAATCAGATAGTTTTAATGGTTCTATTACCTATTTTTCACCTAAACACACAACCGTTAATTGGAAGTCGGTACTTACGGGTTTTTATAACGATTTCCGTAATTTGATTAGCTATGGCACCGACCCTAGCGACCCTTCGGTATCCCGAACCATTAATATAGACCGTTTTAAAACACTGGGTACAACACTCGAAAATACTGCCGTATGGCAAAATCTACGAGCTACCGTTGGCTTTTCGTATATTGGTCGCTATAACCAACTGTTGAGCGACGAAGAGTATAAAACTCTAACAATGCCCAAATTTTTGTGGTCGCCCGAGGTAAATGCTAATATCATGTACACACTGCCACAAAGCAAAACTACCTTGGGTTTATTTTATAAATATACAGGCAAACGCCCTGCTTATCAGGCCGAAACCGATAGCAATGGTGCGTTAAAAGCTAGCTTGACCGAAGTGGCGGCTTATCATTGGGCTGATTTTACCCTTACCCAAAAATTACCTGCTGGTTTACAGGCTAGTGCAGGTATAAAAAACCTATTGAATGTAACTAGGCTCAATAATTCGGGTACTGCGGGTACAGCAGGGCATAGTACCAGTGGCCCATTGCCCATGAGTTACGGCCGCTCTTATTTTGTAGGGCTTACCTATAACCTTACCAGTAAAAATTAA
- a CDS encoding HmuY family protein yields the protein MKRLLNVWLVLALINTLFLLGCKEDEVALPDSLAQFESTEQGMDATNSEATIKVQLSRAVDVATTVTVQVTSTGMTYGTEFATVPAAVSNVVSLSVPVGSSEASFKITKTSGIFLSGAETLKFKIAGVTSPVLIGTNAELTVKFTAIVSTGTNLKLNGGTGGSSAINSVFVDFSNNNQVAVARAAWDLGFYTGSNFVVKINNTTAATALATTKSDITQVSAADTVGKNLTLGFEPTHFALIDDITGDIANTVIAAVSATDADNKVYIINRGTGGSTAKTDLMKIRVLRNTSGGYTLQYAGLTETAFKTLTIAKDASYNFSYVSFATGTPVSVEPAKDRWDIEWTGAVYKTNLSATVEVPYYFSDQVFINHLAGVQAAEVLTSTVSYDTFGESNLSTVTFSGNRSVIGSNWRATTGTIGVKTDRFYVVKDAAGNIYKLKFLNFTSADGGERGYPNIEYKLVKKAS from the coding sequence ATGAAACGTTTATTGAATGTGTGGTTGGTATTGGCCCTAATAAATACCCTATTTTTACTTGGCTGTAAAGAAGACGAAGTCGCTTTGCCCGACAGTTTGGCACAATTTGAAAGTACAGAGCAAGGTATGGATGCTACCAATTCCGAAGCTACGATAAAAGTACAATTATCGAGAGCTGTAGACGTTGCTACAACCGTTACTGTACAAGTAACCTCAACAGGCATGACTTATGGTACTGAATTTGCTACTGTGCCAGCAGCCGTAAGTAATGTGGTAAGTTTGTCTGTACCAGTGGGTAGTAGCGAAGCATCGTTCAAAATAACTAAAACTTCGGGTATATTTTTGAGCGGAGCCGAAACCCTAAAGTTTAAAATTGCGGGTGTAACCAGTCCTGTTTTGATAGGTACAAATGCCGAGTTGACCGTAAAATTTACAGCAATAGTATCGACAGGAACAAACCTCAAACTCAATGGAGGCACGGGTGGTTCGTCGGCAATTAATAGTGTTTTTGTAGATTTTAGCAACAATAACCAAGTAGCAGTTGCTCGTGCAGCTTGGGATTTGGGCTTTTATACAGGCAGTAATTTTGTGGTGAAAATCAATAATACCACCGCAGCAACGGCGTTGGCTACTACCAAAAGCGATATTACCCAAGTAAGTGCAGCCGATACTGTTGGCAAAAACCTTACACTAGGCTTTGAGCCAACTCACTTTGCCCTGATTGATGATATTACTGGCGATATTGCCAATACGGTTATTGCTGCGGTATCGGCTACCGATGCCGATAATAAAGTATATATTATCAACAGAGGAACAGGTGGTTCTACAGCTAAAACAGATTTGATGAAAATAAGAGTTTTGAGAAATACTAGTGGCGGATATACCCTACAATATGCGGGCTTGACCGAAACTGCCTTCAAAACACTGACTATTGCCAAAGATGCAAGCTATAACTTTAGTTATGTGTCTTTTGCAACAGGAACACCAGTAAGTGTTGAGCCTGCCAAAGACCGTTGGGATATTGAGTGGACAGGGGCAGTGTACAAAACCAACTTGTCGGCAACGGTAGAAGTCCCTTATTATTTCTCTGACCAAGTATTCATTAATCATTTGGCTGGAGTACAGGCTGCCGAGGTACTTACCTCTACGGTAAGTTATGACACCTTTGGCGAAAGTAATCTTAGCACTGTTACGTTTAGTGGTAACCGTTCGGTTATTGGTTCGAATTGGCGTGCTACAACAGGTACAATTGGCGTAAAAACCGACCGCTTCTATGTCGTAAAAGATGCCGCAGGAAATATCTATAAATTGAAATTTTTGAACTTTACTTCGGCCGATGGTGGCGAGCGTGGATACCCCAATATTGAATATAAATTAGTAAAAAAGGCTTCATAA
- a CDS encoding heme ABC transporter ATP-binding protein, with translation MIQAQNIHYTIRGRTLLRGVSLEAQTGELLAIVGANGAGKSTLLRLLSKELLPHQGNIQIRQRSLDCWTRESLARFRAVLAQQNTLAFNFNVYDLVIMGRYPHFKGNPSVYDHEIVQYCLQKTGVSHLSERIFMTLSGGEQQRVFLAKVMAQLLDYEAILDENYVSKAPKYLLLDEPITGLDLYHQHNLLQIAKELTQKGFCVIAILHDLNLALQYADQVLLLKQGEVLGYGKPVDVLSPHNVLEAFNIAVNLIHQPDMACPFIVHCQEPISNKKTEICQPQHFH, from the coding sequence ATGATACAAGCACAAAATATCCATTATACAATCCGAGGTAGAACATTGCTAAGAGGTGTTTCGCTCGAAGCTCAAACAGGCGAGCTTTTAGCGATTGTTGGAGCAAACGGTGCAGGCAAATCTACTTTATTGAGGCTATTGAGCAAAGAGCTTCTTCCTCATCAGGGCAATATTCAAATCCGCCAGCGGTCGTTAGATTGCTGGACAAGAGAAAGCCTTGCAAGATTTAGGGCTGTACTGGCTCAGCAAAATACCTTGGCTTTCAACTTCAACGTATATGATTTGGTAATTATGGGACGATACCCACATTTTAAGGGAAACCCCAGTGTGTACGACCACGAAATAGTACAATATTGCCTCCAAAAAACAGGCGTAAGTCATTTGTCCGAACGTATTTTTATGACTCTTTCAGGAGGCGAGCAGCAGCGGGTATTTTTGGCAAAAGTGATGGCTCAATTGCTAGATTATGAAGCTATTTTGGATGAAAATTATGTGTCTAAAGCCCCTAAATACCTTTTGCTCGACGAACCCATCACTGGTCTGGACTTGTATCATCAACATAATTTGTTACAAATAGCCAAAGAACTCACCCAGAAGGGTTTTTGTGTGATTGCTATTCTCCACGACCTCAACTTGGCTTTGCAATATGCCGACCAAGTACTGCTGCTGAAACAAGGCGAGGTATTGGGCTATGGCAAGCCCGTCGATGTATTGAGCCCTCATAATGTATTAGAGGCTTTTAATATTGCGGTCAATCTTATTCATCAGCCAGACATGGCTTGTCCATTTATTGTACATTGTCAAGAACCAATTTCAAACAAAAAAACAGAGATATGTCAACCGCAACACTTTCATTAA
- a CDS encoding heme/hemin ABC transporter substrate-binding protein, with protein sequence MKNYNKKYWLLVLCWLINTQVFSQNKPQRIVSISGSVTEILVELGLQNQIVGTDVTSNYPAAIEKLPKVGHNRGIGAETTLALQPTIVIGTRDEKGQSFLKPEVEEQFKSAGVKVQMFTQEYSIEGTKKLINDVANYFGKKAQAARLIQKIDANLAKVKKPAVAPKVLFIYARGLGAMSVAGNGTSVKSLIELAGGHNATNDFDNFKPLTPEGLIAANPDYILLFNSGLESIGGIDGLLKVPGVAQTNAGKKRKVIEMDGVLLTGFTPRVGSAVLELSEKLKR encoded by the coding sequence ATGAAAAATTATAACAAAAAATACTGGCTATTAGTCTTATGTTGGCTAATCAATACACAAGTATTTAGCCAGAATAAGCCTCAACGGATTGTGTCTATCAGTGGATCTGTAACCGAAATATTGGTAGAACTAGGCTTACAAAATCAGATTGTTGGCACCGACGTAACCTCCAATTATCCTGCGGCGATTGAAAAACTGCCCAAAGTGGGTCATAATAGAGGTATCGGGGCAGAAACAACACTGGCTTTACAGCCCACCATTGTAATAGGTACTCGTGACGAGAAAGGACAATCCTTCCTCAAACCCGAAGTTGAAGAACAGTTTAAATCGGCAGGAGTAAAAGTACAGATGTTTACACAAGAATATAGTATAGAAGGTACTAAAAAGCTGATAAACGATGTCGCCAATTATTTTGGTAAAAAAGCTCAAGCAGCTCGCCTGATTCAGAAAATAGATGCCAACTTGGCAAAAGTTAAAAAGCCAGCCGTAGCTCCCAAAGTCCTCTTTATTTATGCCAGAGGCCTAGGAGCAATGTCGGTTGCGGGTAATGGTACGTCGGTAAAAAGCTTGATAGAATTAGCAGGTGGACATAACGCTACCAATGATTTTGACAACTTCAAGCCACTCACCCCCGAAGGACTTATTGCGGCTAATCCAGATTATATCTTGTTGTTCAATAGTGGCTTGGAAAGTATTGGAGGTATAGATGGTCTTTTGAAAGTACCAGGCGTTGCACAAACCAATGCTGGCAAAAAACGAAAGGTAATTGAAATGGATGGCGTATTACTAACGGGTTTTACGCCAAGAGTTGGCAGTGCTGTATTAGAGCTAAGCGAAAAACTCAAGAGATAA
- a CDS encoding hemin-degrading factor has protein sequence MSTATLSLKERYQEFKNENPKVRIRDAAKQLGVSEAELLATSVGENVIRLTGDFRELLKEIPSLGYVMALTRNESCVHERKGVYEKVSFNNHVGLVLGEDIDLRLFMTHWKFGFAVKENNQSLQFFDKNGEAVHKIFLQESSNIEAYNQLVDIYADPIQSSFLETEAYPAPEPEKKNEEIDIVGFQADWLALKDTHEFFPLLRKYGVAREQALYLAPEGHAQAISVEQVKAILGEASNTALEIMIFVGSHGCIQIHTGLIEKLVQMGPWFNVLDPQFNLHLREDHIAQAWIVKKPTTDGLVTSIELFDEAHNQIALIFGKRKPGKPELEAWRAIIAKYL, from the coding sequence ATGTCAACCGCAACACTTTCATTAAAAGAACGTTATCAAGAATTTAAAAATGAAAATCCTAAAGTGAGAATCCGTGATGCGGCCAAGCAATTGGGCGTATCTGAAGCCGAATTACTTGCCACATCGGTAGGTGAAAATGTAATTCGACTCACAGGCGATTTCAGAGAGCTTCTCAAAGAAATACCTTCGCTGGGCTATGTAATGGCACTTACCCGCAACGAAAGTTGTGTTCACGAACGCAAAGGGGTTTATGAAAAAGTATCATTCAACAACCACGTGGGCTTAGTACTGGGCGAAGATATTGACCTTCGTTTGTTTATGACTCATTGGAAATTTGGTTTTGCTGTCAAAGAAAACAATCAAAGCTTACAGTTTTTCGACAAAAACGGCGAGGCTGTTCACAAAATTTTTTTGCAAGAAAGTAGTAATATTGAAGCGTATAACCAATTAGTCGACATTTATGCCGACCCAATTCAGTCGTCGTTTCTCGAAACAGAAGCCTATCCAGCACCCGAGCCTGAGAAAAAAAACGAAGAGATAGATATTGTTGGCTTTCAGGCCGACTGGTTAGCGTTGAAAGATACCCACGAGTTTTTTCCGCTTTTACGCAAATATGGCGTAGCCCGCGAGCAAGCATTATACTTAGCTCCAGAAGGACATGCTCAGGCTATTTCGGTAGAACAAGTAAAGGCTATTTTGGGCGAAGCCTCAAACACAGCTCTTGAAATAATGATATTTGTGGGTAGCCATGGCTGTATCCAAATTCACACAGGTTTGATTGAAAAATTGGTACAAATGGGGCCTTGGTTCAATGTACTAGACCCTCAATTTAACCTTCATTTGCGAGAAGACCATATTGCCCAAGCTTGGATTGTGAAAAAACCAACTACCGATGGCCTTGTAACTAGTATCGAGCTATTTGATGAAGCCCACAATCAAATTGCCTTGATTTTTGGGAAACGTAAACCTGGCAAGCCTGAGTTGGAAGCTTGGAGAGCTATCATTGCCAAGTATTTGTAA